One genomic window of Medicago truncatula cultivar Jemalong A17 chromosome 1, MtrunA17r5.0-ANR, whole genome shotgun sequence includes the following:
- the LOC25484304 gene encoding outer envelope protein 39, chloroplastic produces MGARKTILAGKSKFDIGANFIQKLCDFYVPSPLRISSINPFSLASGSLCVKQRELFHNSDMLDISWHKGLYDSNILIGYRYPKPICLGQHSLTIQHLISPEVGIHGVPMNNFSQSVSQGLRLSKLSIGLDFNEPSTSNWSTSTGVYFKHNRFSNDSGRSISRDLDGFPLTCSGEPYDNMIVINQKTQFEDVNDHSFTHFSLQMEQGIPLQPNLLTFNRFKFFASKGVKLGPTVLSSWLSGGSIVGSIAPHQAFAIGGPNSVRGYGEGAVGSGQSYLASKTELAIPLNKKLEGVFFLDCGSDLNSSHRVPGNPGHRHGKPGSGYGIGCGIRFKTKLAQIKFDYAINAFHQRSLYFGISNLVL; encoded by the exons ATGGGAGCTCGCAAAACCATCCTTGCTGGCAAAT CAAAATTTGACATTGGAGCTAATTTCATTCAAAAGCTATGTGATTTTTATGTGCCCTCCCCTCTAAG GATATCCAGTATTAATCCTTTTTCTCTAGCTAGTGGCAG CCTTTGTGTGAAGCAACGTGAATTATTTCATAACAGTGACATGCTTGATATATCGTGGCACAAGGGACTATATGATTCAAATATCTTGATTGGTTATAGGTATCCTAAACCTATATGTCTTGGTCAGCACTCTCTAACTATTCAG CATTTAATTTCTCCTGAAGTTGGAATCCATGGAGTTCCCATGAACAATTTTTCCCAATCTGTAAGCCAAGGTTTGAGGTTgtcaaaattgtcaattggattgGATTTTAATGAGCCTTCAACTTCTAATTGGAGTACTTCAACCGGTGTATACTTTAAG CACAATCGATTTAGCAATGACAGCGGCCGCTCTATAAGCAGAGATCTAGATGGTTTTCCATTAACTTGCAG TGGAGAACCATACGACAACATGATAGTGATTAATCAAAAAACTCAATTTGAAGATGTAAATGATCACAGTTTCACTCAC TTCAGTTTACAAATGGAACAAGGGATTCCACTCCAACCAAATTTGCTAACCTTCAatagatttaaattttttgcttCAAAAGGAGTCAAACTTGGACCAACCGTTTTATCTTCCTG GTTGAGTGGTGGTTCAATTGTAGGATCTATCGCTCCACATCAAGCTTTTGCAATTGGTGGTCCCAACAGTGTTAGAGGCTATGGTGAAGGTGCAGTTGGTTCTGGACAGTCATATTTGGCATCTAAAACTGAATTGGCAATCCCATTG AACAAGAAACTAGAAGGTGTTTTTTTCCTTGACTGTGGATCTGACTTGAATAGTAGTCATAGGGTTCCTG GAAATCCAGGACATAGGCATGGTAAACCAGGATCTGGATATGGGATTGGGTGTGGCATTCGGTTCAAAACCAAGCTGgctcaaataaaatttgattatgcCATCAATGCTTTTCATCAAAGATCTTTATATTTTGGAATTAGCAATTTGGTTCTATGA
- the LOC25484305 gene encoding bet1-like SNARE 1-1, whose translation MMNSRRDTRNNRVALFDGIEEGGIRASSMYSSGSSHEIDEHDNEQAMDGLQDRVNLLKRLSGDIHEEVDNHNRMLDHMGNDMDSSRGVLSGTMDKFKMVFETKSSRRMFSLVASFVVIFLIIYYLTR comes from the exons ATGATGAATTCTAGAAG AGACACCCGAAACAACAGAGTTGCTCTTTTTGATGGCATTGAGGAGGGTGGAATCAGAGCATCATCAATGTATTCCTCAGGTTCTTCCCATGAAATTGATGAGCATGATAATGAACAAGCAATGGATGGATTGCAAGATAGAGTTAATCTGCTGAAAAGA CTGTCAGGTGATATACATGAGGAGGTGGATAATCATAACCGCATGCTGGATCATATG GGCAATGATATGGATTCTTCAAGGGGAGTCCTCTCAGGAACTATGGACAAATTCAAAATG GTATTTGAGACAAAATCCAGCCGAAGAATGTTCTCGCTGGTAGCATCCTTTGTTGTGATTTTTCTTATCATTTACTATCTAACTAGGTAA
- the LOC25484307 gene encoding zinc finger protein GIS, producing the protein MEFSYLQDDSKSSSDENIDRSSDQNNDDDHDHHMGIGRSYECVFCKRGFTTAQALGGHMNIHRKDRANNNKSATKTNFAPPSSSKLVVDHDNYGDLGFYSTINPSHLARGGYYSSISSTTTTPEVDSLNYHQIYFPSHVQYSEMLCVENQRMFGQDWRGLSLYTNPLNKDKIENNNEVGELDLELRLGHYP; encoded by the coding sequence ATGGAATTCAGCTACCTTCAAGATGATTCAAAGAGCTCGAGCGATGAAAACATCGATCGATCATCTGACCAAAACAACGATGATGATCATGATCATCACATGGGAATTGGTAGATCCTATGAGTGTGTGTTTTGCAAAAGAGGTTTCACAACTGCTCAAGCTTTAGGTGGACACATGAACATTCATAGAAAAGATAGAGCAAATAACAACAAAAGTGCCACTAAAACCAATTTTGCTCCTCCTAGTTCAAGCAAATTAGTAGTTGATCATGATAACTATGGAGATCTTGGATTTTATTCAACAATTAATCCAAGTCATCTTGCAAGAGGGGGTTAttattcttcaatttcatcCACAACAACTACTCCTGAGGTAGATTCTCTTAATTATcatcaaatatattttccttCACATGTTCAATATAGTGAGATGTTGTGTGTTGAAAATCAAAGGATGTTTGGACAAGATTGGAGGGGTTTGAGCTTGTATACAAATCCATTAAATAAAGACAAGATAGAAAACAACAATGAAGTGGGTGAATTGGATTTGGAGCTTAGACTTGGTCATTATCCATAG